A genomic window from Pecten maximus chromosome 4, xPecMax1.1, whole genome shotgun sequence includes:
- the LOC117325400 gene encoding trichohyalin-like, which produces MFSCSLCDNTYRFRAKYLAKRHMLEQHSGFAWKCQRCKLLFNRSTSKHQCCKDGKLPEMTLVRRADMTSGPGVDDEYNRFLRSTVQLITTVAGKPNQSTENRTISHQKTEKRKREISRESLEVIDSNKVQRIDDGKHGNEKKEKEESPQKVEERQDKERLDKERQEKERQERRKKKKRLEKERQEKERQEKERQGKERQEKERQEKERQEKERQEKERQEKERQEKERQEKETQEKERQEKETQEKERQEKERQEKERQEKERQEKERQEKERQDKERQEERQEERKQQEERRQEIEEAVIQEKEREETKNGDMNQLEIDDLGEIEEVTVTEEQVSRGSSRSSSRDSSGDSRSRSSSRGSSHGSSRERSHSSSSRTEGAVVRDRRMEQLRRSQNKRIILNVGGKRFETSATTLAEVPNSLLHRMVQKKLGIKPYSVEGVYTYFIDRDYSHFRFILNYYRNRMRVNMETLPTDIHFLRELQMEADYYQLSHLHDVLDLRISSLL; this is translated from the coding sequence ATGTTTTCCTGCAGCCTGTGTGATAATACTTATCGTTTCCGTGCCAAATACCTGGCCAAGCGACATATGCTGGAGCAGCACTCCGGCTTTGCTTGGAAGTGCCAGAGATGCAAGCTGCTATTTAATCGGTCAACATCGAAGCATCAATGCTGCAAAGACGGGAAACTCCCCGAGATGACCCTGGTCAGGAGGGCAGATATGACGAGTGGTCCAGGGGTCGATGATGAGTACAATAGGTTCCTGAGGTCCACCGTCCAACTGATTACCACTGTTGCTGGAAAACCAAACCAGTCAACTGAGAACAGAACAATAAGCCATCAGAAGACAGAAAAAAGGAAAAGGGAGATCAGCAGGGAAAGTCTGGAAGTCATAGACAGTAACAAAGTGCAGAGGATTGATGATGGGAAACACggaaatgaaaagaaagaaaaggaaGAGAGCCCACAAAAGGTGGAGGAGAGACAAGACAAGGAGAGACTAGACAAGGAGAGACAAGAAAAAGAGAGACAGGAGAgaaggaagaaaaaaaagagactGGAAAAGGAGAGACAAGAGAAGGAAAGACAGGAAAAAGAAAGACAGGGGAAGGAGAGACAAGAGAAGGAGAGACAAGAGAAGGAGAGACAAGAGAAGGAGAGACAAGAGAAGGAAAGACAAGAGAAGGAAAGACAGGAAAAGGAGAGACAGGAGAAGGAGACACAGGAGAAGGAGAGACAGGAGAAGGAGACACAGGAGAAGGAGAGACAGGAGAAGGAGAGACAGGAGAAGGAGAGACAGGAGAAGGAGAGACAAGAGAAAGAGAGACAGGAGAAGGAGAGACAAGACAAGGAGAGACAAGAGGAAAGACAGGAGGAGAGGAAACAGCAAGAAGAAAGAAGACAGGAGATAGAGGAGGCTGTCATACAGGAGAAGGAGAGGGAGGAGACAAAGAATGGGGATATGAATCAGTTGGAGATAGACGATTTAGGCGAGATAGAGGAGGTGACAGTTACAGAGGAACAAGTCAGTAGAGGAAGTAGTAGAAGCAGTAGTAGAGACAGTAGCGGAGACAGTAGGAGCAGAAGCAGCAGCAGAGGCTCTAGTCATGGTAGTAGCAGAGAAAGAAGTCATAGCAGTAGTAGTAGAACGGAGGGGGCAGTGGTAAGAGATAGACGAATGGAACAACTTAGAAGATCACAGAACAAACGAATTATATTAAATGTAGGCGGGAAGAGGTTCGAGACATCAGCGACAACTTTGGCAGAAGTTCCCAATAGTCTTCTTCACAGAATGGTGCAGAAGAAACTCGGAATCAAACCGTATTCTGTGGAGGGagtttatacatattttatcgATCGTGATTACTCACATTTTAGATTTATCCTAAATTATTATCGGAACAGGATGAGGGTAAACATGGAGACCCTTCCCACGGACATCCATTTCCTGAGAGAACTCCAGATGGAGGCTGACTACTACCAGCTGAGTCATCTCCATGATGTCCTGGACTTGAGAATATCTTCTCTCCTATAG
- the LOC117326415 gene encoding uncharacterized protein LOC117326415 — MDDSEVFFGRNLLIGMDENASTHEGDDTEVQMSSSCPIEDAEIVVPDRETVSENRNVENIKCRADKGELKEQINNLRAVLEDLENKVQDAEIGVEDDRGDHIMGSRHSTPLNNDRNRNDNRTNSFPSVPFQSKHAAVNKVLMKPQQYDGCEDFEEYISQFEILAELNNWSYASKSLYLAGSLSGSARAVLSELDETSRRDFKSLVEALKFRFGSAEKAELFRAQLQTRVRAKEESIPELAQSIRRLTRRAYPTADSKLVGTLALENFIESIPDADIRLRLKESRPRDINEAEIQAVRLETHRLADKQRSRPTRTVCSTTADSTQKPTCETDSTASLLQGFKDELSSLTKEIKALVKLQKQSDSKTKVDSNKGGNKQTQSNNHQRGWNPSGNSNRKWSNQKGGNSNGWYNGNINQGNQVQS; from the coding sequence ATGGATGACTCTGAGGTGTTCTTTGGCCGTAATCTGTTGATTGGCATGGATGAAAATGCTAGTACACATGAAGGTGATGATACTGAGGTGCAGATGAGCTCTAGTTGTCCCATTGAGGATGCTGAAATTGTTGTACCAGATAGAGAAACTGTATCTGAAAATAGAAATGTAGAGAACATTAAATGCAGGGCAGATAAAGGTGAATTAAAAGAACAAATCAATAATCTAAGAGCAGTTCTTGAAGATTTAGAAAATAAAGTACAAGATGCAGAGATAGGTGTTGAAGATGATCGTGGTGATCACATAATGGGTTCTAGGCATAGCACACCGTTAAACAATGACCGAAATAGGAATGATAACCGTACAAATTCATTTCCGAGTGTACCTTTCCAATCAAAACATGCTGCAGTAAATAAGGTTTTAATGAAGCCACAGCAGTATGACGGGTGCGAAGACTTTGAGGAATATATCTCGCAGTTTGAAATCTTAGCGGAACTAAACAATTGGTCATATGCTTCTAAATCACTGTATTTAGCTGGTAGTTTATCTGGAAGTGCCCGTGCAGTTCTGAGCGAGTTAGATGAAACCAGTCGTAGAGATTTCAAATCTTTAGTTGAAGCCTTGAAATTTAGATTTGGTTCTGCAGAAAAAGCGGAATTATTTCGAGCTCAATTACAAACTCGTGTACGTGCTAAAGAGGAATCAATTCCGGAATTAGCTCAATCAATAAGGAGACTGACACGACGTGCCTACCCGACTGCTGACTCCAAATTAGTAGGGACTCTAGCACTGGAAAATTTCATTGAATCAATTCCAGACGCTGACATAAGACTGCGACTAAAGGAGTCAAGACCAAGAGACATAAATGAAGCAGAAATCCAAGCAGTTAGACTTGAGACCCATCGACTTGCAGATAAGCAAAGGAGTAGACCTACACGCACAGTCTGTAGTACTACGGCTGACAGCACACAAAAACCCACTTGTGAAACTGACAGCACTGCCTCCTTGCTTCAGGGATTCAAAGATGAGCTTAGCTCTCTCACAAAGGAAATTAAGGCCTTGGTGAAATTACAGAAGCAGTCTGACAGTAAAACAAAAGTAGACTCAAATAAAGGGGGAAATAAACAAACTCAGTCAAATAACCACCAAAGGGGATGGAACCCGAGTGGTAATTCAAATAGAAAATGGTCCAACCAGAAAGGGGGAAACTCCAATGGGTGGTACAATGGAAACATCAACCAGGGAAACCAAGTTCAGTCGTAG
- the LOC117325399 gene encoding T-complex protein 11-like protein 1, which translates to MINVAEQINKSVREYLPEHGFKEWGTDQQAMLTGQIQQVSSHDHPVYKLVAKRLKEFIKQIISKKHTKPLQMPVGFSVVEEELGQVCGQFLRLISYNRSVFFAHYSDIINTLLQWRTEDLSPRG; encoded by the exons ATGATCAATGTAGCGGAACAGATCAACAAGTCGGTGCGAGAGTACCTGCCAGAACATGGGTTTAAGGAATGGGGGACTGACCAGCAGGCGATGCTGACCGGTCAGATTCAGCAAGTGTCGAGCCATGACCACCCTGTATACAAACTAGTCG CCAAGAGATTAAAGGAATTTATCAAACAGATAATTTCCAAGAAGCATACAAAGCCTTTACAGATGCCGGTGGGGTTTTCTGTCGTGGAGGAAGAATTAGGCCAGGTCTGCGGTCAGTTTTTACGTCTCATTTCCTACAACCGGTCAGTCTTCTTTGCCCATTACTCGGACATTATAAACACACTCCTGCAATGGCGGACTGAGGATTTGTCCCCTCGAGGCTGA